The following nucleotide sequence is from uncultured Roseateles sp..
ATCCTGCAGGCGGTCGATTACGAGGTGAACTGGCAGATCGACGAGATCGAGGACGGCCGCCAGGTGCAGCAGGCCACCATCCTGTTCAATCCCGACACCGGCGAGACCCGCGCGATGCGCAGCAAGGAGGACGCGGCCGACTACCGCTACTTCCCCGACCCCGACCTGCCCCCGCTGGTGATCGCCCCCGAGTGGGTGGAACGCGTACGCGGCGAGATGCCGGAGCTGCCGGCGCTGATGGCCGAGCGCTTCCAGAGCGACTACGGCCTGCCGCCCTACGACGCGGCGATGATGACGCAGAGCGTGGCGCTGAGCAGCTTCTTCGAGACCGCGGCCAAGGCCTGCGGCCAGCCGAAGCTGGTGGCCAACTGGCTGATGGGCGAGGTCTCGCGGCACTTGAACGCCGAGGAGAAATCCATTGGCGACAGCCCGGTCAGTGCCGCCACCCTGGCGGCGCTGATCAGCCGCATCAGCGACGGCACGATCTCGAACAATGGCGCCAAACAGGTGTTCGAGGCCTTGTGGAGCGGCACCGGCGAGGTTGACTCGCTGATCGACTCGCTGGGCTTGAAGCAGATGAGCGACACCGGCGAACTCGAACGTATCCTCGACGAGGTGCTGGCCGCCAATGCCAAGTCGGTCGAGGAGTTCCGCGCCGGCAAGGAGAAGGCTTTCAACGCCCTGGTCGGCCAGGCGATGAAGGCGACCAAGGGCAAGGCCAACCCATCGGCTGTCAATGAAATGCTGAAGAAGAAGCTGGGCGCGTAGCCGGGGGCCCGGACTCGGTCCGGGCTACTTCTTGGCAGGCGGCACCGGTGGCAGGCTGCCCGGCGCAGCACCACCCCACAACTGCTTGAGCCGCGCCAGTTCCACGTCGTACAGCGCGGTGATGCGCACCAGCTCGGACTTCTGGTTCTCGATCAGCTCGCGCTGCGCCTCGGCGGCGGCGTCATTGGCGTCGAGCTGCTGTTTGAGCTTGGGCGGCAGCGCCTTGCCCTTGTAGAACTCCTGCTCATTGGTCAGCGGCACGCGCTCCTGGGCCAGTTCCTTGAGCCGGTTCTGCGAGATGCGCATGGCCTTGCTGATGTCATCCAGCGCGGCGTCGCGCACCTTGCGGTGGGCGGCTTCGTTGGGGTAGCGCAGCATCAGGTTGCGGTCGCGGCGCTGGGCGTCGGCCTGGGCCACGCGCTCGGCGCTGCGCTTGCGGTCCAGAATTTCCTGGTCGGCCCGTTCCTCGGGCGACATCAGCGGCGGCACCACAGCCTTCAGCGAACCGTCGCTGTTGAGCACCCGCTGCTCGCGGGCCGAACACTCGGGAATGATGCGGTCCGAGGTCAGCTTGCGGCCATCGGGCGTGGTGCAGGTGTAGATGCCGATGATGGCGGCCTGGGCGGCGCCCACCACGCTCATGGCGCAGCACAGCAGGGCCAGCGCCGGCCCGACCTGTACGCCCATCACCCTGCTCCTGAACAAAACCTGCATCAGACACCGTAGCGTTGACGGTAGGCGTCAACGCGCTCCACATGCGCTCCCAGCGCGGAATTGCTGCCGGAGCGCAGATACTGGAGCAAGTCGGTCAGCGTCGCAATGGGGACCACCGGCAAGCCCAGCTCCCGGGTGACGTACTGCACGGCCGACCAGGGTTTGTCCACACCGCCCTCGGCAGCCTTTTCCTGGCGGTCGAGTGCGATCGTCACACCGCAGGGCGTGGCACCGGCGGCCTGGATCATGGCGATCGACTCGCGCACCGAGGTGCCGGCCGAGATCACGTCGTCGATGATCAAGACCCGACCCTTGACCGGTGCACCGACCAGGGTGCCGCCCTCGCCATGGTCCTTGGCTTCCTTGCGGTTATAGGCATAGGGCACATTGCGTCCCATGCGTGCCAACTCCATCGCCACCGCCGCGGCCAGGGTGATGCCCTTGTAGGCCGGGCCGAAGATCATGTCGAACTGCAGGCCGGAATCGACCAGGGTCTGGGCGTAGAACTGGGCCAGCCGGCCCAGCTTGGCGCCATCGTCGAACAGGCCGGCATTGAAGAAATAGGGGCTCAGCCGCCCGGCCTTGGTCTTGAACTCGCCGAAGCGCAGCACGCCGGCGTCGACTGCGAAGGCTACGAATTCCTGGGCGACGGCGGGGGAGGTGGTCATGTGGGTATTAACGCGTGAGGGAGCTCGGTGGATTGTAGGGGCGAGGTAACAGAATGAAAAAGGCCCGGGTTCTGGGGAGAACCCGGGCCTTGGATGGGAGAGAAGACTCAGTCAGTTGGGGACAGAGCTTTCGGGCGCGCCAGGCGCGCGTCTCAAGGTCTGTCCCGCAAGGTTTCTCATCTCGCCTAGAAACTCGCCTTGAACTGCACCCCGTAGCTGCGCGGCTCGTTGATGATGCCGGTCAGGTTGTTGAAGTCGATGGCGGCGATCACCTGCTGGCGGTTGGTGAGGTTGCGCACATAGCCGGCCACCTCGTACTTGCCGTTGCCCCAGCCATAGCCGACGCGCAGGCCGCCTTCGAGCATGGACTTGGCGCGGTACTCGACGGCCTCGTACAGGAACATGTTGTACTGGTCCTTGTAGGCCCAGTCGGTCAGCACGTAGAGATCGCCATTGGCGAACTCGGTGCTGTACTTCAACGTCCAGTTCACCACCCACTTGGGCGCGCGCGGCAGCGGATTGCCATTGACCAGCACGGTTCCCGGCACGGCGCCCGGGCGGGTGTCGGCCGGGTTCAGCACCGTGCAGCCGGTGTTGGGCTGCAGGAACTGGAAGGCGGCATTGCCGCAAGGCTTGGTCGCCAGGTTGGGATCCTTGATCTTGGTGTCGTTGTAGCTGACACCCAGAGTGGTCTTCCAGTCCCGCGCGATGATGGCCTGGCCGTCCAGCTCGAAGCCCTGGCCCTCGGCCTTGGCGGCGTTGACCAGACGGTTCTGATTGGAACTGCCGTTGCCCACCGTCAGCTGGGCGTCCTTGAGGGTGTACTTGAACACCGTGCCGCTGATGCGGGCGGTGTTGTCCAGCAGGTCGGTCTTGAAGCCGGCCTCGAACGACAGCGCCTTCTCGGCCTTGGCCATGGTCACCGGCGGGATGTTCTTCTCGGCCGCGGCGTCGAAGAACAGGATGCGGCCCTGGATGCTGGGCGCGCGGTAGCCGGTGGCAGCGCGGGCGAACAACGAGGTGTTCTTGTCCAGGCTGTAGTTGGCGCCCAGGTCCCAGCTCCAGTTGGTGGACTTGGGATTGGCCGTCACCGCGATGGCGGTGTTGTCGCCAATGGAAGGCGGCGTCTGCGCCGAGGTGCGCGAGGCGTCGAAGTCCTTCTTGTCGTCGGTGTAACGCAGGCCGCCACGGATCTTGAGGTCCGGCGTCAGCGCATAGCTCAGGTTGCCGAAGGCCGCCCAGGACTTGGACTTCTGATGCTGCACCGCATAGCCGTTCTGCGGATCGCCGGGCACCAGCGAGTCGAAGTTGAAGCTGTCGACCTGCAGGTTCTCGCTGAAATAGTACAGGCCGCCTATCCACTGCAGCGCGTCCTGGGTGGCCGACTGCAGGCGGAACTCCTGCGTGGTCTGGCGCAGATAGGGCATGCCGTCTGCCGTCTGCGCATCGAACGGGATCAGCGCCGGCTGGCCCGGATAGCTGGGGCCGTCGGGCACACCCTTGAAGCGGTGACCAAAGCCGCCATCCACATCGCCGCGGCTGTAGAACTTGGCGCGGTCGAAGGCCGTGATCGAGTGCAGTGTCATGCCGCTCAGGTCCCAGCGCAGGCGCGCACTGACGCCGCTGGACTGCAGCGTCTGGCTGTTGTAGCCGTCGGTCGGGTAGACCGAGGCATTGAAGCCGTCCACGATGTCGTTGGTACCGCGCTTGATGATGTTGGCGCGGAAGGTGGTGGCATTGCCGCTGTAGTCGCGGCCATGCAGATTGAGCAGGGCGTTGAAACTGCCGTTCTTGTAGGCGGCCTGCACGCGGGCGGCCTTGTCGTTATAGCCCTCGAGCGACTTCTCGGCATCCGGCAGCGGATTGAAGACGCGGTCGCTGGCGCGCTGCATCAGCACCGCGGCACGAAGCGACCAGTCGTCGTTCAGCGGTGTGTTGATCATCGCCTCGGCATTGACCGTGTTGTTGCGCCCAAAGCCGATCTGCGCATAGCCCTCGCGCCTCTTGCCCGGTTTGGCCGATTCGAACTTCATCACACCGGCCGGCGAGTTGCGGCCGAACAGCGTGCCCTGCGGGCCACGCAGCACTTCGACCTGCTCGACGTCGAAGATCGGGAAGCCCTTCAACATCGGGCTTTCCTGCACCACGTCGTCATAAACCAGGCCCACTGGCTGCGAGGCGTTCAGGTCGAAATCGGTATTGCCCAGGCCGCGGATATAGAAACGCGGGAAGGTGCGGCCGAAGTCGGACTCGATGTTCAGGCTGGGCACGCGGGCCGACAGCGCACGGATGTCCTGCCCGCTGGCGGTCAGGGTGTCCAGCGCTTCGGTGTTGATGGTCGAGATCGATTGCGGCACCTGCTTGACGTTTTCCGCGCGGCGGGTGGCCGTCACGATGACGGCTTCCAGCTGGGTGGCGCCAGACTTCTTGGCCTCGGGGGCGGCGGGCTCGGCGCTCTGCGCCAGGGCCGAGGAAACAGGAAACGCGGCAATGAGCGCGAGCGCGATCACTGTAGGTTTAACGCGGTGGTAGTTCATCACTGTCGTCCTTCAGTTGGGTGGTTGCTGAGCCAATTCCATCGACACCGATTCAAGCCTTGCCTGGAACGGTCGCGCCATGCGCCGACACCTTCATCCCACAGGCCGCTGGCCGGGCCAAAGCCCCCGCAGCGCCTTCGGTGTGCACTTCCAACCCCCGCAAACAGCTGGCAAAAATCACGCGCAAACGTTTGCGGTTTTTGGAAGTTTGAACTTTATCAATTCGGACAAAAATATGTCACCTCGCTGTGCGGTGCAGCATCGGACTGTTGCCAAAACACTGCAGACCAGAAGAAGCCAGAGGCGCTGCGATACTGACCACTTCCGCCAACACACCCCGGGGACATCTGCCGTGCGCTTCATCACTGCCAATCTGAACGGAGTCCGCTCCGCCGCCACCAAGGGCTTTTTTGACTGGCTGCCACAGCAGCAGGCCGACGCCGTCGGCGTGCAGGAGGTCAAGGCCCAGGACGAGCATGTGGCCGGCGTGTTCTGCAGCCCGGACGGGCTCAAGGGCCACTTCCACTACGCCCAGAAGAAGGGCTACTCGGGCGTGGGCCTCTACACCAAGGACGAGCCCAGCGACCTGATCCTGGGCTTCGGCGTCGAGGAGTTCGACAACGAGGGCCGCTGGGTCGAAAAACGTTTCGACAAGCCCGGCCGCAAGCTCAGCCTGATCAGCTGCTACTTCCCCAGCGGCTCCAGCGGCCCCGAGCGGCAGGAGGCCAAGTTCCGCTTTCTCGCCGCGATGTATCCGCAC
It contains:
- the gatB gene encoding Asp-tRNA(Asn)/Glu-tRNA(Gln) amidotransferase subunit GatB, whose product is MSTTSKLIRGYEVVIGLENHVQLSTQSKIFSGSSTAFGAEPNTQASPVDLALPGTLPVLNRGAVERAIRFGLSVGAKIAPLSIFARKNYFYPDLPKGYQISQYEIPVVQGGKLEFFVGDKKHTVNLTRAHLEEDAGKSLHEDYHGLTGIDLNRAGTPLLEIVSEPDMRSGAEAAEYAKTLHALVMWLGICDGNMQEGSFRCDVNVSVRKPGAEYGTRREIKNLNSFRYILQAVDYEVNWQIDEIEDGRQVQQATILFNPDTGETRAMRSKEDAADYRYFPDPDLPPLVIAPEWVERVRGEMPELPALMAERFQSDYGLPPYDAAMMTQSVALSSFFETAAKACGQPKLVANWLMGEVSRHLNAEEKSIGDSPVSAATLAALISRISDGTISNNGAKQVFEALWSGTGEVDSLIDSLGLKQMSDTGELERILDEVLAANAKSVEEFRAGKEKAFNALVGQAMKATKGKANPSAVNEMLKKKLGA
- the pyrE gene encoding orotate phosphoribosyltransferase — translated: MTTSPAVAQEFVAFAVDAGVLRFGEFKTKAGRLSPYFFNAGLFDDGAKLGRLAQFYAQTLVDSGLQFDMIFGPAYKGITLAAAVAMELARMGRNVPYAYNRKEAKDHGEGGTLVGAPVKGRVLIIDDVISAGTSVRESIAMIQAAGATPCGVTIALDRQEKAAEGGVDKPWSAVQYVTRELGLPVVPIATLTDLLQYLRSGSNSALGAHVERVDAYRQRYGV
- a CDS encoding TonB-dependent receptor, whose protein sequence is MNYHRVKPTVIALALIAAFPVSSALAQSAEPAAPEAKKSGATQLEAVIVTATRRAENVKQVPQSISTINTEALDTLTASGQDIRALSARVPSLNIESDFGRTFPRFYIRGLGNTDFDLNASQPVGLVYDDVVQESPMLKGFPIFDVEQVEVLRGPQGTLFGRNSPAGVMKFESAKPGKRREGYAQIGFGRNNTVNAEAMINTPLNDDWSLRAAVLMQRASDRVFNPLPDAEKSLEGYNDKAARVQAAYKNGSFNALLNLHGRDYSGNATTFRANIIKRGTNDIVDGFNASVYPTDGYNSQTLQSSGVSARLRWDLSGMTLHSITAFDRAKFYSRGDVDGGFGHRFKGVPDGPSYPGQPALIPFDAQTADGMPYLRQTTQEFRLQSATQDALQWIGGLYYFSENLQVDSFNFDSLVPGDPQNGYAVQHQKSKSWAAFGNLSYALTPDLKIRGGLRYTDDKKDFDASRTSAQTPPSIGDNTAIAVTANPKSTNWSWDLGANYSLDKNTSLFARAATGYRAPSIQGRILFFDAAAEKNIPPVTMAKAEKALSFEAGFKTDLLDNTARISGTVFKYTLKDAQLTVGNGSSNQNRLVNAAKAEGQGFELDGQAIIARDWKTTLGVSYNDTKIKDPNLATKPCGNAAFQFLQPNTGCTVLNPADTRPGAVPGTVLVNGNPLPRAPKWVVNWTLKYSTEFANGDLYVLTDWAYKDQYNMFLYEAVEYRAKSMLEGGLRVGYGWGNGKYEVAGYVRNLTNRQQVIAAIDFNNLTGIINEPRSYGVQFKASF
- a CDS encoding exodeoxyribonuclease III yields the protein MRFITANLNGVRSAATKGFFDWLPQQQADAVGVQEVKAQDEHVAGVFCSPDGLKGHFHYAQKKGYSGVGLYTKDEPSDLILGFGVEEFDNEGRWVEKRFDKPGRKLSLISCYFPSGSSGPERQEAKFRFLAAMYPHLMALKAQREFILVGDVNIAHKEADLKNWKGNLKNSGFLPEERAWMTQLTDPAQGGLVDVYRALQPDTTDACYTWWSNRGEAYAKNVGWRLDYHLATPALAALARTEAIYKAQKFSDHAPLTIDYDFKL